The following are encoded in a window of Nakamurella sp. A5-74 genomic DNA:
- a CDS encoding cation diffusion facilitator family transporter, which produces MPEAAPLENIPTGRSEGGSESTTTVVIAFVANLAIAIAKTFAALITASASLVAEAAHSWADAGNEIFLLIANRRSSREPDRTHPLGFGRESYVWSLFAALGLFVAGAAVSITHGIQELVSPEASSEFLVGYLVLALAFVFEGFSFLQGIRQARKEAATLERDLIDHVLRTSDPTLRAVVFEDAAALIGLLIAAAALGAHQLTGSPVPDAIGSILVGVLLAVVAVVLINRNRRFLVGEEADASTRSAVIRALLALPQVDRVTYLRLEIVGPRMINVVGDVDIAGDQVEHHVAVILRDLEARMQASPAVVGAVLSLSAPDEESLTP; this is translated from the coding sequence ATGCCCGAGGCCGCCCCGCTCGAGAACATCCCCACCGGTCGGTCCGAGGGTGGTTCCGAGAGCACCACCACCGTCGTGATCGCCTTTGTCGCGAACCTGGCGATCGCGATCGCCAAGACCTTCGCGGCCCTCATCACGGCCTCGGCGTCGCTGGTTGCCGAGGCCGCACACTCCTGGGCGGACGCCGGCAACGAGATCTTCCTGCTGATCGCGAACCGACGTTCATCGCGAGAACCCGATAGAACCCATCCGCTCGGCTTCGGTCGGGAGTCCTATGTCTGGTCGCTCTTCGCAGCGCTCGGGCTGTTCGTCGCCGGTGCGGCCGTCTCGATCACCCACGGTATCCAGGAGCTCGTCAGCCCAGAGGCCTCCAGTGAGTTCCTGGTCGGCTACCTGGTACTCGCGCTGGCCTTCGTGTTCGAGGGCTTCTCCTTCCTGCAGGGGATCAGACAGGCCCGCAAGGAAGCGGCGACGCTCGAGCGCGACCTCATCGACCACGTCCTGCGCACCTCGGACCCGACGCTGCGCGCGGTCGTCTTCGAGGACGCGGCGGCGCTGATCGGTCTGCTGATCGCGGCGGCCGCTCTCGGCGCCCACCAGCTGACCGGCTCACCGGTGCCGGATGCGATCGGTTCGATCCTGGTCGGCGTGCTGCTGGCGGTCGTCGCGGTCGTCCTGATCAACCGCAACCGCCGGTTCCTGGTGGGTGAAGAGGCCGATGCGAGCACCCGGTCCGCGGTGATCCGAGCGCTGCTCGCGCTGCCCCAGGTGGATCGGGTCACCTACCTGCGGCTCGAGATCGTCGGCCCACGGATGATCAACGTGGTCGGCGACGTCGACATCGCCGGCGACCAGGTGGAGCACCACGTGGCGGTGATCCTGCGGGACCTCGAGGCGAGGATGCAGGCATCACCCGCGGTCGTCGGTGCTGTGCTCTCGCTGTCCGCCCCCGACGAGGAATCGCTCACGCCCTGA